A single region of the Arthrobacter sp. V1I7 genome encodes:
- the gcvH gene encoding glycine cleavage system protein GcvH produces the protein MSKVVAELKYSAEHEWVAADGSGPVGIGISAVAADALGDIVYVDLPEVGSAVTAGETCGEVESTKSVSDLYAPVTGEVVEINPAVVSDPALINSDPYGAGWLFKVAVTEEGPLMSAEEYAATNGGEL, from the coding sequence ATGAGCAAGGTTGTTGCTGAACTGAAGTACTCCGCAGAGCACGAGTGGGTTGCTGCGGACGGATCCGGCCCTGTCGGGATCGGCATTTCGGCCGTGGCCGCCGATGCCCTGGGTGACATTGTGTACGTGGACCTGCCCGAGGTGGGCTCGGCGGTGACCGCGGGGGAGACCTGCGGCGAGGTGGAGTCCACCAAGTCCGTCTCGGACCTGTATGCCCCGGTGACGGGCGAGGTCGTGGAAATCAATCCCGCCGTCGTGAGCGACCCCGCGCTGATTAACAGCGACCCGTACGGTGCCGGCTGGCTGTTCAAGGTCGCTGTGACCGAAGAAGGTCCGCTGATGTCCGCTGAAGAGTACGCAGCAACCAACGGCGGCGAACTGTGA